From Sediminispirochaeta bajacaliforniensis DSM 16054, a single genomic window includes:
- a CDS encoding DeoR/GlpR family DNA-binding transcription regulator, translated as MGNTLLKIDRQELIKQILKKDGSILISDISQQLDCSSETIRRDLLELEKQGFAKKIYGGAYIPNEYDKSVPVSLRNTFFNEEKTRMAHCVLDFIKDGDTIFLDASSTCRRIAEVLIQVRRHITIITNSIDIINSYHMDADEHLICLGGFWNANNRAFQGIQTLSDVSNYTANKAFISCPSVELEFGLTDNSQEAAAIRRSMLEHSRENFLVVDHTKFNSHSDFVISDVSKIDTIVTDCKISDEWDIFCKNNEINVCYEPRN; from the coding sequence GTGGGTAATACATTGTTAAAAATCGACAGACAGGAATTGATTAAGCAGATCCTTAAAAAAGATGGAAGTATTTTAATTTCAGACATAAGTCAGCAATTGGATTGCAGTTCCGAAACAATCCGACGCGACCTGCTTGAACTGGAAAAGCAAGGTTTTGCTAAAAAAATTTACGGCGGAGCGTATATTCCTAATGAATATGATAAGAGCGTACCAGTCTCCCTTCGTAATACCTTCTTTAATGAAGAAAAAACTCGAATGGCTCATTGTGTACTGGACTTTATCAAAGATGGTGATACCATTTTCCTCGATGCAAGTTCCACGTGTCGTCGGATTGCAGAGGTTCTTATCCAGGTTAGGCGACATATAACCATCATCACAAACTCCATCGATATCATAAATAGCTATCATATGGATGCAGACGAACATCTTATTTGTCTTGGTGGTTTCTGGAATGCAAACAACCGGGCCTTTCAAGGGATTCAGACCCTTTCCGATGTAAGCAACTATACGGCAAACAAAGCTTTCATCAGCTGTCCATCGGTAGAACTTGAATTTGGCCTGACCGATAACAGCCAGGAAGCGGCTGCGATTCGGCGATCAATGCTCGAGCATTCAAGAGAAAATTTTTTAGTTGTCGATCATACCAAATTCAACAGTCATTCAGATTTCGTAATCTCTGATGTATCAAAAATCGACACAATCGTTACCGACTGCAAAATCTCTGATGAATGGGACATATTCTGCAAAAACAACGAAATCAATGTGTGTTACGAACCAAGAAACTAG
- a CDS encoding Na+/H+ antiporter NhaC family protein, translated as MLKEDAGKDKGGFIGLLPLIIFLVLYVTVGIGSGSFDNIPLAIGISIACIVAFVLPKKGDKETTFGDKVTIFCKGGGENTLILMVIIYLLAGAFYGVANSMHAVDSMVNFGLSILPGRMILPGLFLIACLVSFSMGTSMGTVSALIPIGIALSSRIGVNVALVCGLIVGGAMFGDNLSFISDTTIAATRMLEVEMKDKFKANILMVLPAVIINVLVLAFVKIDAPAAGTVYAYSFVNIIPYILIIVLSLMGMNVMQVMLVGILGGVVIGLFHGDFTLLESLKVVHTGMTWMEDMALIAVLVGGLVALMKYLGGIDWLLHALTRKTKTRRGGELAIASLVSLLDIATTNNTISIISAGPIARDISDEMGIDRRRAASILDLFSSAFNGLSPYAGQLLVAGAMAKISPVTIIPYVWYCLMMIVFGLVFIGLGWPNKFTEKSLIGNK; from the coding sequence ATGCTTAAAGAAGACGCCGGGAAAGACAAAGGTGGTTTTATCGGATTACTTCCCCTCATTATTTTTTTGGTGCTGTATGTGACTGTGGGGATTGGAAGTGGGAGTTTTGATAATATTCCATTGGCAATTGGTATTTCCATCGCATGTATTGTTGCATTTGTCCTGCCCAAGAAAGGGGATAAAGAAACTACGTTTGGTGATAAAGTCACGATATTCTGCAAAGGTGGTGGAGAGAATACCCTCATTTTGATGGTAATCATCTATCTGCTTGCAGGTGCCTTCTATGGTGTAGCAAACAGCATGCATGCCGTTGACTCAATGGTAAACTTTGGTTTGTCGATCCTCCCTGGGCGGATGATCCTGCCCGGCCTGTTCCTTATTGCCTGTCTGGTAAGTTTTTCCATGGGAACTTCCATGGGTACGGTTTCTGCATTGATCCCCATCGGTATTGCCCTCTCTTCCAGGATCGGAGTGAATGTAGCACTTGTCTGCGGACTTATCGTCGGCGGTGCAATGTTTGGTGATAATCTTTCCTTCATTTCCGATACGACCATTGCTGCAACCAGAATGCTGGAAGTTGAGATGAAAGATAAGTTTAAGGCAAATATTCTGATGGTATTGCCTGCGGTCATCATAAATGTACTGGTTTTAGCCTTTGTCAAAATCGATGCGCCTGCGGCTGGAACCGTATATGCATATAGTTTCGTCAATATTATTCCCTATATTCTCATTATTGTGCTCTCCCTTATGGGGATGAATGTCATGCAGGTGATGTTAGTCGGTATTCTTGGTGGTGTTGTAATTGGCCTTTTTCACGGCGATTTCACCTTACTGGAATCACTGAAGGTCGTGCATACTGGTATGACGTGGATGGAAGATATGGCTTTGATTGCCGTATTGGTAGGTGGGTTGGTTGCCTTGATGAAATACCTTGGTGGTATTGATTGGCTGTTGCATGCTCTTACCAGAAAGACCAAGACAAGACGAGGTGGCGAGCTGGCTATTGCCTCGTTGGTAAGCCTGTTGGACATTGCCACTACAAATAATACCATCTCCATCATTTCAGCTGGTCCGATTGCTCGCGATATTTCTGATGAGATGGGAATCGACCGGCGTCGTGCAGCGAGTATCCTTGACCTTTTCTCATCGGCATTTAACGGTCTCTCGCCATATGCCGGTCAGTTGTTGGTTGCAGGAGCAATGGCGAAAATTTCACCGGTTACGATTATCCCGTACGTATGGTATTGCCTGATGATGATCGTCTTTGGGCTCGTTTTTATTGGTCTCGGTTGGCCAAATAAGTTTACTGAGAAAAGCCTTATTGGTAATAAATAA